A single region of the Chelmon rostratus isolate fCheRos1 chromosome 5, fCheRos1.pri, whole genome shotgun sequence genome encodes:
- the ep400 gene encoding E1A-binding protein p400 isoform X3, protein MHHGSGSQNMQRQLQRSKSVSGSEAEEQQQPTMAVTQQQATVNHPQSPVTTFSSAASPSAPQSPNYQIIMSRSPVTGQNMNITLQNVGQMVTGNQQITLTPLPIQTPASPGFQHTTPQWRFEHAPSSYIQVTSPVPQPMQPQSPTQHSPVPLQGVTRPGAPAAALGVCGQSPTRFVDAGMLVRQISLGSQSGSGHFVYQDGTGLAQIAPATPGQVQLASPGAPGSVRERRLSQPHSQTGGTIHHLGPQSPVATGTALPTLGSPGHITTSNLPPQISSIIQGQLARPMIFEKTSQGVVAGVGTTATASFSIPSSIPPSSPSLTSPTQGIPSNPLAATSMAVGTVKKQVPKKLEEIAPSTPEIAQLRKQCLEHHTKKMESLKEVFKEYLIELFFLQHLQGNMMDYLAFKKKPCVPLYTYLRQNDLDLEEEEEEEEQSEVINDEVKVVTGKDGQAVTPVAIATQLPANVSAAFSVQQLQGHQVAAAITNPGDMDAFKRQQAMVQAGGMPPTPQAVQIAGQKQNQQQYDPSKGPPVQNAASLHTPPPQLPSRLPQGTLPMTGLPITLSQQTQLVENTAQPGGQLQAQMKVQAGGPVLATVNPHTQLQAQLQQQMQPGLHLQLQPQQQQSQAILQSGQATVALARPGTESNQPVQRILTNSISMTSMSPAPLSAPNSVPTPHTASPLRPLASNINPSTQSKLTGTNGISTVKIGGFGQSPTMQSSQEGSQDKQVEQAKLESQVHQRISELRKEGQWSASRLPKLVEASRPKSRWDYLLEEMQWMAADFAQERRWKEAAAKKLVRTCARYHQEQKKSEERSKKEREIHLRHIASTIAREVEFFWSNIEQVVEIKLQFEIYEKRLKALSLQKAPAKAPGQSAGVKTDKEEVASSTKKRKSSSSLVDEDVADEESTIEEQEVMEGEADHKAELVDLAKDAEMPLDALVKQYAGAYVDSFEWPQPSPHSEEDDMDETEEIECPAGSPPEAVLIDSLLSVDQYRGADKATSSDSDGKPARDIAEVAAATELILPKGSFRTTSSTRSPAPFLLHGSLREYQQIGVDWLVNLHKKHLNGILADETGLGKTVQTVAYMAHLAGQEGIWGPHLIVVRTCKLLNWEVEFKRWCPGLKILLYLGNRKERRSKRMWWGEANSFHVCVTSYKLLMKDQSHFLRRRWRHLVLDEVQLIKNMTEKHWETIFALRSEQRVLLINTPLQNTLKELWTMIHFLLPGITRSYSDFPVKAGTDQNQDYCHKLVIRLHRMIQPFILRRSKRDVEKQLPKKYEHILKCRLSSRQKSLYEDILTQPGAQEALKTGHFVSVLQVLMQLQRVCNHPELVAPRENSSSYFCSSLQYNVPSLVLGALQNDSSKVANLSIFDLINNENRLTRYQTEEVVPKLKVTQQLIEEIYTGPDPPPRPRPCPIKPMRLFQPVQYGTKPEGRLAAITSAAGQRPPTSSPTTSVSASTTSQSAQTRGKSPVTTATTTATSHAVGTATQRAQTTPPVSSSSNTAASTVASSGNSGIGQHVLGAASVALGTVVGSIAPIGQPGLAQVPRPALAPSHAIQPSLLSQRLVLTSQAQARLPSGDVVKIAQLANIAGSQNRISQPETPVTLQFQGNKFTLSPSQLRQLTTGQPLQLQGNILQIVSAPGQQIIRPQGSMVMQTMPQAVPASNASATPGTPHPALSTAQQALGVTTNATSAPSKLTTAAHAGSQESSEEKTQQLKERLSRLFEANERRCSRRVLYGSDLLQACTLSSEPGHSALTAGGWRWVGRESCLRAQRTCVATASPLRSTLLSVEDRLEAANSLIKRLVCVVPPAVASPPHLYAANPPVPYSLEQKSLHRGLQEASSPHSAHIHHMAARRLFCFPDLQLMQMDSGKLEALAILLQKLRSDSRRVLIFTQMVKMLDILEAFLDHRQLTYVRVDESFTPEERQENMKKFNRNRKVFCSILTNRCCSAVGTVFDADTIIFYDTDLNPSMDARTQEWCDKIGRSKDIHIYRLESGNSIEEKLLKNGTKDLIREVAAQGTDYTLAFLTQRTIQDLFEVEAGSGEKVEEFVVLHQEPSASEAISPRVARPYIQALHSINLDAQDEEQQQQQQQQEEEEELAGKESPEDDQESEGQAKEEPAQKEELNAVMEQLTPIERYALHYLEYLHISDDEAALKERLECSKRGWELQQLQKLKEEEEERQITEGDEDLFTYTREDAYNMEYVFDAEDGHTEIMPLWTPPTPPQDDNDIYIDSVMMLMYDTTPMPESKLPPVYIRKEHKRLKMDPSAAARKKKKGHGETVIPPRSLFEKASMLKVRREGKDQKKNFSLKQQAPFAKPLPSLVKPAMEAGQDNPEWLISEDWALLQAVKQLLELPLNLTIVSPAHTPNWDLVSDVVNSCSRIYRSPKQCRNRYENVIIPREEGKLVYEANPKKKTKSIYKSKNSRPLRTCQIYTQDDNATHIQLYNSRFELMKIIASKRSPPIKPLLGMNPFQKNPKHASVLAESGISYDKPLPPIQVASQRAERIAKEKKALAEQQKAQQLAQQQQGGAPQAQAAPGQAQAPAAGQAQAQVPQAAAVAGAAAVPNAAVLAGAIKNATVGTTIQAATVGGNVIVNTVAGVPPSPFQANKRLASPVIPGTLSPASAAGAQVVHTQQRAVTAAAPAEVVAIATGQGVRAVTPVTASAVVSTTLSPVQSQTRPLVTQVTPAAGMQLTQGKPLTPAHLQMLRQQQLQQHQQQQQQQAASPQIKAVGKPQELLKMHKHKLQLQQQQQQQQQVAAAVAAAAAQGQQAAGAQQAAQVQPAQAAQANPQLAAVAAPRPGAVLTGTTVTNLQVARLTRVPTQGQIQAQPGQTAQVTLTKPPVVSVPAVVSSAGVTTLPVTVAGISVAIGQAQKTGGPVLTPSFPQMQVQQLLQMKKQQQAAAVQAAAAAQQKAGQPQQGQATVQQKIGTQQVTVQAAQPAQQQQQKVTYAATTQLQPGIKTQFFTTSIAQAQKPTGAQQIQMAKLPQIVQQQPPVANIQQIVSSPQQIQAQTVTLTQAAASAPAQVQMITAGTATAQVVQQKIIQQQVVTAATSPQIQTPPPHSPAQQAAAPSAAESPAQQPAQPQQPTKGQARQGGIRAKTPAKPSGGSG, encoded by the exons ATGCACCATGGAAGTGGATCGCAGAATATGCAACGACAGCTCCAGAGATCCAAGTCTGTCAGTGGGTCtgaagcagaggagcagcagcagcccaccATGGCAGTTACACAGCAGCAAGCTACAGTTAACCACCCTCAATCTCCTGTGACCACATTTTCCTCCGCTGCCAGCCCATCAGCCCCCCAGTCACCCAATTATCAGATAATCATGAGTCGTAGCCCAGTCACTGGCCAGAACATGAATATCACTTTACAAAATGTGGGACAGATGGTGACCGGTAACCAGCAGATCACCCTGACCCCTCTCCCCATCCAGACCCCGGCATCCCCTGGCTTCCAGCATACTACACCTCAGTGGAGGTTTGAGCATGCTCCATCCTCCTACATCCAGGTCACCTCACCTGTGCCCCAGCCCATGCAGCCACAAAGTCCCACTCAGCACAGCCCAGTCCCTCTGCAAGGTGTGACAAGGCCAGGAGCACCTGCAGCAGCgttgggtgtgtgtggacagagcCCAACACGATTTGTTGATGCTGGTATGTTAGTGCGGCAAATCAGTTTAGGCAGTCAATCGGGAAGTGGCCACTTTGTTTATCAGGATGGGACAGGACTGGCCCAGATTGCCCCAGCCACACCTGGTCAGGTACAGCTGGCCTCTCCAGGAGCACCGGGCTCTGTGAGGGAACGTCGGCTCTCTCAGCCTCACTCACAGACTGGAGGCACCATCCACCACCTTGGACCTCAAAGTCCTGTGGCCACCGGTACTGCTCTCCCCACTCTGGGCAGCCCTGGTCACATCACCACTTCCAACCTACCTCCACAGATCAGCAGTATCATTCAAGGACAGCTCGCACGCCCTATGATATTTGAGAAGACATCACAAGGTGTGGTTGCTGGGGTGGGAACCACAGCCACAGCATCATTTAGTATACCCTCCTCCATTCCACCCTCTAGCCCATCCCTCACCAGTCCAACACAAGGGATCCCCAGCAATCCTCTCGCTGCCACCAGCATGGCTGTGGGCACTGTGAAGAAGCAGGTTCCCAAGAAGTTAGAAGAAATCGCTCCTTCTACGCCAGAGATTGCCCAGCTGAGAAAACAGTGCTTGGAGCACCACACAAAGAAGATGGAGAGCCTGAAAGAAGTGTTCAAAGAATACCTGATTgagcttttctttctgcagcaccTCCAAGGGAACATGATGGACTACTTAGCTTTTAAGAAGAAGCCCTGTGTTCCCTTGTATACTTACTTGAGACAGAACGACCTGGAcctggaagaggaagaggaagaagaagaacagtcTGAGGTCATTAATGATGAG GTAAAGGTTGTTACTGGAAAGGATGGCCAAGCAGTGACACCAGTTGCCATAGCAACACAGCTTCCTGCCAatgtttctgcagctttctCTGTCCAGCAGCTTCAG GGACACCAAGTGGCTGCTGCAATTACAAACCCTGGAGACATGGATGCCTTTAAGAGGCAACAGGCTATGGTGCAAGCAG GCGGGATGCCGCCTACTCCTCAAGCGGTCCAGATTGCAGGACAGAAGCAGAACCAGCAACAATACGACCCATCCAAAGGACCTCCGGTGCAAAATGCAGCCAGCCTGCACACCCCTCCTCCCCAGCTGCCCAGCAGGTTGCCCCAAGGTACCCTCCCGATGACAGGCCTGCCCATAACACTCTCTCAGCAGACTCAGTTAGTGGAGAACACAGCTCAGCCTGGTGGCCAGCTTCAGGCACAGATGAAGGTGCAGGCAGGTGGACCTGTCCTGGCCACAGTAAACCCCCACACACAGCTCCAGGCAcagttgcagcagcagatgcaACCAGGACTTCATCTCCAGTTGCAGCCCCAGCAGCAACAATCCCAGGCCATACTTCAGTCAGGCCAAGCG ACGGTGGCACTTGCTCGTCCTGGTACAGAGTCAAACCAGCCAGTTCAGAGAATCCTGACCAACTCGATATCCATGACATCCATGTCCCCCgctcccctctctgctcctaATTCTGTTCCAACCCCCCATACTGCAAGTCCACTCCGCCCTCTTGCCTCTAACATCAACCCAAGCACCCAGTCCAAGCTGACTGGAACCAATGGCATATCCACAGTTAAAATTGGTGGCTTTGGTCAAAGTCCGACCATGCAGTCCTCACAGGAGGGTTCTCAAGATAAACAAGTGGAGCAGGCCAAACTG GAGAGTCAAGTGCATCAACGCATCTCTGAGCTAAGGAAGGAGGGCCAGTGGTCAGCCAGTAGGCTCCCCAAGCTTGTGGAAGCCTCACGTCCAAAGTCCCGCTGGGACTACCTCCTGGAGGAGATGCAGTGGATGGCAGCTGACTTTGCCCAGGAAAGGAGATGGAAAGAGGCTGCAGCTAAGAAG CTTGTTCGCACGTGTGCCCGTTACCATcaagagcagaagaaaagtgaagagaggtcaaagaaagaaagggaaattCATCTTCGTCACATTGCCAGCACGATTGCCCGCGAGGTGGAATTCTTTTGGTCAAACATTGAGCAG GTTGTGGAAATTAAACTTCAGTTTGAAATTTATGAGAAAAGGCTCAAAGCACTCAGCTTACAAAAAGCCCCCGCCAAAG CACCCGGTCAGTCAGCAGGAGTGAAGACTGATAAAGAG gaAGTGGCGTCTtcaactaaaaaaagaaaatcaagttCGTCCTTGGTAGATGAAGATG TCGCAGATGAAGAGAGCACCATAGAGGAGCAGGAGGTCATGGAGGGGGAAGCAGACCACAAAGCAGAGTTGGTTGACCTCGCCAAAGACG CTGAGATGCCTCTGGATGCTTTGGTGAAGCAGTATGCTGGCGCCTACGTTGACAGCTTCGAGTGGCCTCAGCCTAGTCCTCATAGTGAAGAGGATGACATGGACGAGACTGAAG AAATCGAGTGTCCTGCAGGCAGTCCACCTGAGGCAGTGTTGATTGACTCCCTGCTTAGTGTGGACCAGTATCGCGGTGCTGACAAAGCCACTTCCTCTGACTCTGATGGGAAGCCTGCCAGAGATATAGCTGAAGTGGCTGCTGCCACAGAGCTCATCCTGCCCAAGGGCAGCTTCAGGACCACTTCCTca ACCCGCAGCCCAGCTCCGTTTCTACTGCATGGGTCACTGCGTGAATATCAGCAGATTGGTGTGGACTGGCTGGTAAACCTTCACAAGAAACATCTCAATGGCATCCTGGCAGATGAGACGGGCCTTGGCAAGACCGTGCAGACAGTGGCTTACATGGCCCACTTAGCTGGCCAAGAGG GCATCTGGGGACCCCATCTTATTGTGGTAAGGACATGCAAGTTGCTGAATTGGGAGGTGGAGTTCAAGCGCTGGTGTCCTGGCCTTAAGATCCTGCTCTACCTTGGAAACCGAAAGGAGCGCAGATCTAAGAGAATG TGGTGGGGGGAAGCCAACAGCTTCCATGTATGTGTGACATCCTACAAGCTGCTGATGAAGGACCAGAGCCATTTCctgaggagaaggtggaggcaCCTGGTCCTGGACGAGGTGCAgctcatcaaaaacatgactgaGAAACACTGGGAGACAATCTTTGCTCTCAGAAG TGAGCAGAGGGTCCTCCTCATCAACACTCCACTACAGAATACTCTAAAGGAGCTGTGGACCATGATCCACTTCCTCTTGCCAGGAATCACAAGGTCCTACTCTGACTTTCCCGTTAAGGCTGGCACAGACCAGAACCAGGACTACTGCCACAAACTGGTCATCCGCCTGCACAGG ATGATCCAGCCTTTCATCCTGAGGCGCTCCAAAAGGGACGTGGAGAAACAGCTGCCCAAGAAGTACGAGCACATCTTAAAGTGCCGTCTCTCCAGCAGACAGAAGAGCCTTTACGAGGATATCCTAACTCAACCAGG AGCCCAGGAGGCGCTGAAGACGGGTCATTTTGTCAGCGTGCTTCAGGTGTTGATGCAGTTACAGCGAGTGTGTAACCACCCTGAGCTGGTGGCACCCAGAGAGAACAGCAGCTCCtacttctgctcctctctgcagtaCAACGTCCCGTCGCTGGTGCTGGGAGCTCTCCAGAACGACTCAAGCAAG GTTGCCAACCTGTCCATATTTGATCTGATTAATAACGAGAACAGACTGACTCGGTATCAGACTGAAGAGGTGGTACCCAAACTGAAGGTCACTCAACAGCTCATAGAGGAGATCTACACTGGTCCAGACCCGCCGCCACGACCCAGGCCATGCCCAATAAAACCCATGAG ATTGTTCCAGCCAGTGCAGTATGGGACAAAGCCGGAAGGTCGCCTGGCTGCCATCACAAGTGCAGCAGGCCAGCGTCCTCCAACAAGCTCTCCCACCACCAGCGTCTCTGCCTCCACCACCAGCCAGTCAGCCCAGACCAGGGGCAAGTCCCCTGTCACCACTGCAACGACTACAGCCACTTCTCATG CGGTTGGAACAGCTACTCAGAGAGCCCAGACTACCcctcctgtcagcagcagcagcaacactgcCGCCTCCACTGTAGCCTCCTCTGGGAACAGTGGCATCGGGCAGCATGTGCTGGGGGCTGCTTCTGTGGCCTTGGGCACAGTTGTGGGATCTATAGCTCCCATCGGCCAACCTGGATTAGCACAAGTCCCCAGGCCAGCTCTAGCCCCCAGCCATGCAATCCAGCCCAGTTTACTGTCCCAGAGGCTGGTTCTTACATCCCAGGCCCAGGCACGGTTGCCTA GTGGAGATGTGGTGAAGATCGCCCAGCTGGCCAACATAGCGGGCAGTCAGAATCGAATCTCCCAGCCAGAGACTCCTGTCACGCTGCAGTTTCAGGGTAACAAGTTCACTTTGTCCCCCAGCCAGCTCCGCCAGCTGACCACTGGACAGCCCTTGCAGCTCCAAG GCAACATCCTTCAGATCGTGTCAGCTCCGGGGCAGCAGATCATCAGGCCCCAGGGATCCATGGTGATGCAAACAATGCCACAAGCTGTTCCTGCCTCCAACGCCTCAGCTACACCTGGCACACCTCATCCTGCTCTGTCAACAGCCCAACAAG CATTGGGTGTGACTACAAATGCCACATCAGCCCCCTCCAAGCTCACTACTGCAGCTCATGCTGGTTCTCAG GAGtcttcagaagaaaagactcagcagctgaaggagcGTTTGAGCCGCCTGTTTGAAGCTAATGAGCGACGCTGTAGCCGCAGAGTGTTGTACGGGTCGGACCTGCTGCAGGCGTGCACGTTGAGCTCGGAGCCCGGTCACTCTGCCCTGACAGCTGGAGGCTGGAGGTGGGTGGGCAGAGAGAGCTGCCTCAGGGCCCAGAGAACCTGCGTAGCTACAGCCTCTCCACTGCGGTCCACCCTGCTCTCTGTGGAGGACCGGCTGGAGGCCGCAAACAGCCTTATCAAGAG gttggtgtgtgtggtgcCTCCAGCAGTAGCCTCACCTCCTCACCTGTATGCAGCCAATCCCCCGGTTCCCTACAGCCTTGAGCAAAAGTCCCTTCACCGTGGGCTACAGGAGGCCTCGTCCCCCCACAGTGCTCACATCCACCACATGGCAGCCAGGCGTCTCTTCTGTTTTCCTGACCTGCAGCTAATGCAGATGGACTCAG gTAAACTGGAAGCTCTTGCCATTCTGCTGCAGAAGCTGAGGTCAGACAGCCGCCGTGTCCTCATCTTTACTCAGATGGTGAAGATGCTAGACATCCTGGAGGCCTTCCTGGATCACAGGCAGCTCACTTACGTGCGGGTTGATGAAAGCTTCACGCCTGAAGAACGACAG GAGAATATGAAGAAGTTtaacaggaacaggaaggtGTTCTGCAGCATCCTGACCAaccgctgctgctctgcagttgGCACTGTGTTTGACGCAGACACCATCATCTTCTACGACACAGACCTCAATCCCAGCATGGACGCCCGCACCCAGGAGTGGTGTGACAAAATAGGACGTTCCAAGGATATACACATATACAG GTTGGAGAGTGGAAACTCCATtgaggagaagctgctgaagaACGGCACCAAGGACCTGATCAGAGAAGTGGCTGCCCAGGGTACTGACTACACACTGGCTTTCCTCACACAG CGGACAATTCAAGATCTGTTTGAGGTGGAGGCAGGCTCAggggagaaggtggaggagttTGTGGTTCTTCACCAAGAGCCTTCAGCCTCTGAAGCCATCTCTCCCAGAGTGGCTCGACCATACATCCAGGCTCTCCACAGCATCAACCTGGATGCCcaggatgaagagcagcagcagcagcagcagcagcaggaagaggaggaggagttagCAGGAAAGGAGTCACCGGAGGATGACCAGGAGTCAGAGGGCCAAGCTAAAGAAGAGCCTGCCCAGAAGGAGGAGCTGAACGCGGTCATGGAACAG CTCACACCAATCGAAAGATACGCCCTGCATTACCTGGAGTACCTCCACATCAGTGATGATGAAGCTGCTCTCAAG GAGCGCTTGGAGTGCTCCAAGAGAGGctgggagctgcagcagctgcagaagctgaaggaggaggaggaggagcggcagATAACGGAGGGAGATGAAGATCTCTTCACCTACACCAGAGAGGATGCCTACAACATG GAGTACGTGTTCGATGCAGAGGACGGCCACACAGAAATCATGCCG CTCTGGACTCCACCCACACCACCGCAGGACGACAACGACATTTACATCGACTCTGTGATGATGCTGATGTACGACACCACCCCCATGCCGGAGTCCAAGCTGCCTCCCGTCTACATCCGCAAGGAGCACAAGAGACTGAAGATGGACCCCTCAG cagcagccagaaagaagaagaagggccACGGGGAGACGGTCATTCCTCCACGCTCCCTGTTCGAAAAGGCCAGCATGCTGAAAGTTCGCCGCGAGGGCAAGGACCAGAAAAAGAACTTCTCCCTCAAGCAGCAGGCGCCCTTTGCCAAGCCCCTACCTTCGCTGGTTAAACCTGCCATGGAGGCCGGCCAGGACAACCCAGAGTGGCTCATTAGTGAAGACTGGGCTCTCCTTCAG GCTGTAAAGCAGCTGCTGGAGTTGCCTCTGAACCTGACAATCGTGTCTCCCGCCCACACTCCCAACTGGGATCTGGTGAGCGACGTGGTGAACTCCTGCAGCCGCATCTACCGCTCACCCAAACAGTGTCGCAACCGCTACGAGAATGTCATCATTCCCAGAGAGGAGGGCAAG TTGGTGTACGAGGCAAACCCCAAGAAGAAAACCAAGAGCATATACAAG TCTAAGAACAGCCGTCCTCTGAGAACCTGTCAGATCTACACACAGGACGACAACgccacacacattcagctctaCAACAGCCGCTTTGAGCTCATGAAGATCATTGCCAGCAAGAGGAGCCCACCAATCAAACCACT GCTCGGCATGAATCCGTTCCAGAAGAATCCCAAGCACGCCTCGGTCTTGGCTGaaag TGGGATCAGCTACGACAAGCCCCTACCTCCCATTCAGGTGGCCTCTCAGCGCGCAGAAAGGATCGCCAAGGAGAAAAAG gcccttgcagagcagcagaaggcCCAGCAGTtggcccagcagcagcagggcggAGCTCCCCAGGCCCAGGCTGCACCCGGCCAGGCACAGGCTCCCGCTGCCGGCCAGGCTCAGGCTCAGGTCCCTCAGGCCGCCGCGGTGGCCGGAGCCGCGGCTGTGCCTAATGCGGCTGTTCTG GCTGGAGCCATAAAAAATGCCACTGTGGGCACAACCATCCAGGCTG CCACTGTAGGGGGGAATGTGATTGTGAACACAGTAGCTGGAGTCCCCCCAAGTCCCTTCCAGGCCAACAAACGCCTGGCATCTCCAGTCATACCAGGCACCCTGTCT cCTGCCAGTGCGGCCGGAGCCCAGGTGGTCCACACGCAACAGAGAGCCGTCACGGCCGCCGCCCCTGCCGAAGTGGTCGCCATAGCTACGGGTCAGGGTGTTCGAGCCGTCACCCCGGTGACAGCGTCTGCGGTAGTTTCTACCACTCTGAGCCCGGTGCAGTCACAGACTCGCCCACTGGTCACTCAGGTCACACCAG CCGCAGGTATGCAGCTGACACAAGGAAAGCCTCTCACCCCAGCCCACCTGCAGATGCTCCGacagcaacagctgcagcagcaccaacagcagcagcagcagcaggctgcttCCCCTCAGATCAAAGCTGTAGGCAAACCCCAG gagtTGTTGAAGATGCACAAACATaagttgcagctgcagcagcaacagcagcagcagcagcaggtggctgCAGCGGTGGCTGCGGCAGCGGCTCAGGGCCAGCAGGCTGCGGGGGCCCAGCAGGCCGCCCAGGTGCAGCCCGCACAGGCCGCCCAAGCCAACCCTCAGCTCGCAGCCGTGGCAGCTCCCAGACCCGGAGCCGTGCTGACGGGCACCACCGTGACCAACCTGCAGGTGGCCAGACTG ACCCGAGTGCCCACTCAGGGCCAGATTCAGGCCCAGCCGGGACAGACGGCCCAGGTGACCCTCACCAAGCCTCCTGTGGTCTCTGTGCCGGCCGTGGTCTCCTCAGCTGGCGTCACTACACTGCCGGTCACTGTGGCAGGCATCAGCGTGGCTATCGGTCAGGCCCAGAAAACAG GCGGGCCCGTGCTGACGCCATCCTTCCCCCAGATGCAGgtccagcagctgcttcagatgaagaagcagcagcaggcggcaGCAGTTCAGgcggcagctgcagctcagcagaagGCGGGGCAGCCGCAGCAAGGACAGGCCACTGTTCAGCAGAAG ATCGGCACCCAGCAGGTGACGGTGCAGGCGGCCCAGCcggcccagcagcagcagcagaaggtgaCCTACGCTGCCACCACCCAACTCCAACCAGGAATCAAGACCCAGTTCTTCACTACATCCATCGCCCAGGCTCAGAAACCCACTGGAGCCCAACAAATCCAG ATGGCTAAGCTCCCACAAATAGTGCAGCAGCAACCTCCTGTGGCCAATATCCAGCAAATCGTGTCTTCTCCGCAGCAG atcCAGGCTCAGACCGTGACTCTGACGCAGGCCGCCGCCTCTGCTCCTGCTCAGGTGCAGATGATCACCGCTGGCACGGCGACAGCACAGGTGGTCCAGCAGAAGatcatccagcagcaggtggtgACCGCGGCCACCTCGCCACAGATCCAGACGCCTCCGCCACACAGCCCCGCCCAGCAGGCCGCGGCGCCCTCCGCCGCAGAGTCCCCAGCGCAGCAGCCGGCGCAGCCCCAACAGCCCACCAAGGGTCAAGCTCGCCAGGGTGGCATCAGGGCCAAAACTCCCGCCAAGCCCAGCGGGGGGAGCGGCTAA